A region from the Nocardioides exalbidus genome encodes:
- the dprA gene encoding DNA-processing protein DprA, whose translation MSAAHLRSGSPVGDPAHPVPEADRLARVALSCAVEPGDGTTSALVLAMGAERALEKSLSAGPGDVGEMLAQRLAEVDPARQLDQAARCGIRFLVPGDPEWPTGLDALDDCITADGFGGTPPGLWVRGPMPLTELATSVAVVGSRAASVYGVEMTRSVCEHLALAGVPVVSGGALGIDFEAHDATLSADGVTAAVLACGVDRVYPAQNRLLLQHLAAEFAVVSEQPPGSAPTRPRFLARNRLIAAMTAGTVVVEAALRSGALNTAGWAESLSRRVMCVPGPVTSYTSKGVNNFLREGRGTVVTHGAEVLEQVGAAGEHLLDPPRGESRPRDDLTPTERQVVEWVPVSEPAPVDSIARRCGLPLRTTQGALRRLEAKEFVRQTDEGWRLVPDG comes from the coding sequence GTGAGCGCCGCACACCTGCGGTCGGGGTCGCCGGTGGGAGACCCGGCGCACCCGGTCCCGGAGGCGGACCGGCTCGCCCGGGTGGCGTTGAGCTGTGCGGTCGAGCCGGGCGACGGCACGACCTCGGCGCTCGTGCTCGCGATGGGAGCCGAGCGCGCGCTGGAGAAGTCCCTGTCCGCAGGCCCGGGCGACGTCGGCGAGATGCTGGCGCAGCGACTGGCCGAGGTCGACCCCGCCCGCCAGCTCGACCAGGCCGCGCGGTGCGGCATCCGGTTCCTGGTGCCGGGCGACCCCGAGTGGCCGACCGGCCTCGACGCGCTCGACGACTGCATCACCGCCGACGGGTTCGGCGGCACGCCACCCGGGTTGTGGGTGAGGGGGCCGATGCCGCTCACCGAGCTCGCGACCTCCGTGGCCGTGGTCGGCTCGCGCGCTGCCTCCGTCTACGGCGTCGAGATGACGCGGTCGGTCTGTGAGCACCTCGCGCTCGCCGGTGTGCCGGTGGTGTCGGGCGGTGCGCTGGGGATCGACTTCGAGGCGCACGACGCGACCCTCTCGGCCGACGGCGTCACCGCAGCGGTGCTGGCCTGCGGCGTCGACCGGGTCTATCCCGCCCAGAACCGGCTCCTCCTCCAGCACCTCGCGGCCGAGTTCGCCGTCGTGTCCGAGCAGCCGCCCGGGTCGGCGCCGACGCGTCCCCGGTTCCTGGCCCGCAACCGGCTGATCGCCGCGATGACCGCCGGCACGGTCGTGGTCGAGGCCGCCCTGCGCAGCGGCGCCCTCAACACGGCCGGCTGGGCCGAGAGCCTCAGCCGCCGGGTGATGTGCGTGCCGGGACCCGTCACGAGCTACACCTCGAAGGGCGTCAACAACTTCCTGCGCGAGGGTCGCGGCACGGTGGTGACCCACGGCGCCGAGGTCCTCGAGCAGGTCGGTGCGGCGGGGGAGCACCTCCTCGATCCGCCGCGCGGCGAGTCGCGTCCGCGCGACGACCTCACGCCGACCGAGCGGCAGGTCGTGGAGTGGGTGCCCGTGAGCGAGCCGGCGCCCGTCGACTCGATCGCACGGCGGTGCGGGCTCCCGCTCCGCACGACGCAGGGTGCGCTGCGCCGGCTCGAGGCGAAGGAGTTCGTCCGCCAGACCGACGAGGGGTGGCGCCTC
- a CDS encoding YifB family Mg chelatase-like AAA ATPase — translation MAFSTARSLALKGADGHVIDVQVDVSPGVPGTAIIGRVDKGLSEARDRVRMAINNDCGRWPATKRVTILLAPADLPKGGTHYDVAIAVAVLAADKQHQDLQPEHLAGWAFIGELSVSGGLRPVPGILPMVIAAAAHGIDRVFVPEPQAAEAALVPGMTVFGVRSLAQVSAVLRDVEVPEADPVVAPSASPLATWRGEDRLAELDLADLDGLDDVRYAVEVAAAGGHPTMLIGPRGTGKTSVAERIPSILPDLTTEQALEVTALHSVAGTLPEGSGLLHRPPWFAPHHSATAASVLGGGTGRVRPGQVSLAHHGVLFLDEFPHFRADVIEAMRQPMESGEVTIARGEESATYPARSLVVLAANPCPCGNFHGLSGGGCDCTEQQRAHYRRKLTGPILDRVDIWMEVRPQEHRRSTFLPEPETSADVRLRVAEARLRQARRYRHCPWLLNASCPGPVLAEHWPLEPDGQRLVDEALSAGTLTRRGMTRVQRLAWTVADCAGVDCPGVREADIALTLRSDDSSRSLPAHVVRMAS, via the coding sequence ATGGCGTTCTCGACAGCGCGCTCATTGGCGCTCAAGGGGGCGGACGGCCACGTCATCGACGTCCAGGTCGACGTGTCGCCCGGCGTGCCCGGCACCGCGATCATCGGCCGGGTCGACAAGGGCTTGTCCGAGGCCCGCGACCGGGTGCGGATGGCGATCAACAACGACTGCGGCCGGTGGCCGGCCACCAAGCGGGTCACGATCCTGCTCGCGCCGGCCGACCTGCCCAAGGGCGGCACCCACTACGACGTGGCCATCGCGGTCGCGGTGCTGGCCGCCGACAAGCAGCACCAGGACCTCCAGCCCGAGCACCTCGCCGGGTGGGCGTTCATCGGGGAGCTGTCGGTCTCCGGTGGGCTGCGCCCCGTGCCGGGCATCCTGCCGATGGTCATCGCGGCCGCTGCGCACGGCATCGACCGGGTCTTCGTCCCGGAGCCGCAGGCAGCCGAGGCAGCGCTCGTGCCCGGCATGACCGTCTTCGGTGTCCGCTCCCTGGCCCAGGTCTCGGCCGTGCTCCGCGACGTCGAGGTGCCCGAGGCCGACCCGGTGGTCGCACCGTCCGCCAGCCCGCTCGCCACCTGGCGAGGGGAGGACCGGCTGGCCGAGCTCGACCTCGCCGACCTCGACGGCCTGGACGACGTCCGCTACGCGGTCGAGGTCGCCGCGGCGGGCGGGCACCCGACGATGCTCATCGGACCGCGCGGGACCGGCAAGACGTCCGTCGCCGAGCGGATCCCGTCGATCCTGCCCGACCTCACCACCGAGCAGGCGCTCGAGGTGACCGCCCTCCACTCCGTCGCCGGCACCCTGCCCGAGGGCAGCGGGCTGCTCCATCGGCCGCCGTGGTTCGCCCCGCACCACTCCGCGACCGCCGCGAGCGTGCTCGGTGGCGGCACCGGGCGGGTGCGGCCGGGGCAGGTGAGCCTGGCCCACCACGGCGTGCTGTTCCTCGACGAGTTCCCGCACTTCCGCGCGGACGTGATCGAGGCGATGCGCCAGCCGATGGAGTCGGGGGAGGTGACCATCGCCCGCGGCGAGGAGTCCGCGACCTACCCGGCGCGCTCGCTCGTGGTGCTCGCGGCCAACCCCTGCCCGTGCGGCAACTTCCACGGCCTGTCCGGTGGCGGCTGCGACTGCACCGAGCAGCAGCGCGCCCACTACCGGCGCAAGCTCACCGGACCGATCCTCGACCGCGTCGACATCTGGATGGAGGTGCGGCCCCAGGAACACCGCCGCTCGACGTTCCTCCCCGAGCCGGAGACCTCCGCCGACGTCCGCCTCCGCGTGGCCGAGGCCCGCCTGCGGCAGGCTCGCCGCTACCGCCACTGCCCCTGGCTGCTCAACGCCTCGTGCCCCGGCCCGGTCCTGGCGGAGCACTGGCCGCTGGAGCCCGACGGCCAGCGCCTCGTCGACGAGGCGCTCTCCGCGGGCACCCTCACCCGGCGTGGCATGACCCGCGTCCAGCGCCTCGCGTGGACGGTCGCCGACTGCGCCGGCGTCGATTGCCCGGGCGTGCGCGAGGCCGACATCGCCCTCACCCTGAGGTCCGACGACTCCTCGCGCTCGCTCCCCGCCCACGTCGTCCGGATGGCGTCGTGA
- a CDS encoding YraN family protein → MTRPTAPPVVPDPLAEHNRRLGRRGEAIAARHLSGLGMVVLDRNWRCDAGEIDLVLRDGRVLVICEVKTRTSTDFGAPLEAIDRRKADRLRRLGARWLRVHDCHPDDVRVDLVGVLAPRGGPVEIEHVEGAG, encoded by the coding sequence GTGACCCGACCGACCGCACCACCCGTCGTCCCTGATCCGTTGGCCGAGCACAACCGTCGCCTCGGCCGCCGGGGCGAGGCCATCGCCGCGCGCCACCTGAGCGGGCTCGGGATGGTCGTGCTCGACCGCAACTGGCGCTGCGACGCGGGCGAGATCGACCTCGTCCTGCGCGACGGCCGGGTGCTGGTGATCTGTGAGGTGAAGACCCGCACCTCGACCGACTTCGGCGCGCCCCTCGAGGCGATCGACCGGCGCAAGGCCGACCGGCTGCGACGCCTGGGCGCCCGCTGGCTCCGGGTCCACGACTGCCACCCCGACGACGTGCGCGTCGACCTGGTCGGGGTGCTAGCGCCGCGCGGTGGCCCGGTCGAGATCGAGCACGTCGAGGGGGCCGGCTGA